CAAAAATACAGAAGCAGTAATAAAAGCCGCAGATGAAGCATTATATCGTGCTAAGAAAAAGGGAAGGAATTGTGTTTGTACCTAAACTAAGATTGTAAGGATGCTATCATGCTATATTCTTAATCGTTTAACCTAAGCCTTAAACCTTTGCGTGTATAAGTAGAACCTGTTCTGTCGATATTATCTTCAAATTTTCTATAAATACAGCAAAATAACGGATAAAACCAACGATAATTTCTTCATAATGATTATGCTACTCATTTTATTGCTATCCTTTTTAATAGTTTCCTCTAAAAAACTTCTTTAATAACCTATAAGGTATAGTGAAAATTCATATTAATTTTTTGTATAATTTTTCTAATAAGCGTTTGCTTAAAGGTCTTTATTTACAAAATTGTGTAAAAGTGTTATATTTTGTTCAAAGCCATATACGACAAAATATGATATATTTCAACTGAATTCTCAGTTGAATTTTATTTTGCTACGAAACTTAGTGGGTAGGAACTGTCTTGTTGTTAAACTAAGTTACTTCTTTCATGTATATATGGCTAATATTAGATTAGGAAAGGTAAGCCAAAGAAAGATAATCCTGTATGGGAAATGTTGTTAAGTAAGTATTTTTTTAGTAGGCGATGGGTGTAAAATGAAGAGTATTAAAACAAAGTTATTAGTGTTGGTATTAAGTTTAGTTGCATGTGTTATTCTAGGCATCAGTGCAATAGCAGTTATTACTGCCTCCAATTCTCTGCTTGATACGGCTGAAGTAACCATGGAATCGATGGTTACGCAAGGTGTACATGTAGTGTCCAGCAGACTTGAATGGCAAAAGAGTGTTTTAGAAACGATTGCTACAAATGATTACTGGTTGGATGATACACTCTCTTTAGAACAGAAGTTTATCAAATCCCAGAAATACATATCTAATAATAAATATATAAAACTGGGGTATTCCGATTTAAGAGGAAACATACAATTTAGTAATGGGACTTCCGGTGAAATTTCTGATAGAGACTATTTTATAAAAGCAGCAGAAGGAGAAACCTATGGCTCCACACCTTTTATGAGTAGAACGGAAGGTATAATGGTAGTGGTATATTCTACTCCTGTAAAGCGCAACGGTACAATAGTTGGGGTACTTACCGCAACGAAAGATAGTGCTGAGATCAGTAATATTGTAAATGATATTACTTTTGGGGAAACCGGAAAAGCGTTTATGTTAGAGGGGACAGGCATAAAAATTGCGCACTATGACAATGAATTAATACAAAATCAGGACAATGATTTAGTAAATGTGGAAGAAGACCCCAGTTTAAAGGAACTAGTTAAATTGGAAGAACGCATGATTAGCGGTGAAGTAGGAAGCGGCTCCTATACATATAAAGGGCAAGAGAAATTTTTGGTTTTCAGTCCGGTGGACGGCACAAATTGGTCCTTAGCAGTAGCTGTTGAAAAGTCAGAATTGTTATCAGAATTAAACGAGTTAATTCTTAGAATTGTGGTTACATCATCGATATTTTTAATTATTGCATTTGTATTAGTCGTTTTTATAACAAATAGTATCATTAGAAGAATCAAGCTGGCAATCCGTTATATAGAACCTGTCGCTTCTGGGGATTTTTCTGTCCCAATTAGTGAAAAGCATCTCATGATTAAAGATGAAATCGGTCAGATGATAAAAGCGATACATACTATGCAACAATCTGTAAAAAGTATGTTAAAACTTGTAACGAGTAATTCAGCAGAAATCGATGCGGATGCCCAGAGTTTATCTGCTGTATCAGAAGAATTAAGTGCCGCCTCAAATGTAATGTCTAATTCCATACAGGAAGTGGCTAGAGGAACCGTTTCACAGAGTGAGTCACTTGCAACGGTTACGGAAAGTCTTAGTGTTTTCGCTGGTAATATCAATCAGATAGCTAAAGATGTAGAAAGTATTGATACAAATGCAAAGGAAATCAGACAATTGTCAAATAACAGCAACGAAAAAATTCATTCTTTGGCTGATTCAGTGGTGGCTACCAATTCCAGTTTTCAAAGGTTTGAGAAAGGGATGGAAAGTCTTGGAGCTAATCTGGATAAAATCAATGAGATTACTAACTTAATCAATTCAATTTCGGAGCAGACGAATCTTTTGTCATTAAATGCTGCAATTGAAGCAGCTAGAGCAGGGGAGTCCGGGAAAGGGTTTGCAGTTGTAGCAGATGAGATTAGGAAACTCGCAGAACAATCCAGAGAATCTTCTGTTAATATATCTGCTTTAATTGCCGATATTCAAGGCGAAAATACTACCATGATTACAGCGACAGACATGATAAGCAAAGAGATTACCCAACAGACTGATATTATTCATGAAACCTTGGACTCTTTTCAGATTATTGTAAAAGCGGTAGAAGAAGTGCTTCCTAAAATAGATACTGTGAATAATGCTACTTATAAAATAAATCAGGAGAAGGATGAAATACTTAGCAGGGTAGAAGATTTATCCGCTATATCGCAGGAAACATCCGCTGCCTCCGAAGAAATAACAGCTTCTACTGAAGAAATTGCCAGTTCCTCAGAGGATGTTGCGAATTCAGCAGCTAATTTAGGGCTAAGAACGAAAGAGATGCTTATGGAAGTTGAAAAATTTAAATTATAAGTACCTATAAAAAGTATTAAGTAATTTGTTTTTGCTCCGATATATTAGTTATAATAGAGGTGAGGAGATAACAATATGAGAACATTTCTAGTTGGGAATAAGGTGGAGCAAAAGACGAATCAAACAAAACAAAATGGTTCCGGAATTAATAAAGCAATAAAGTACAGCCTAGATAAGCTAAAAGAAGCGATGAATCCAATATCTTTTAATTCAGAAGAAGAGAAACGTGCTTATGAAGATAAAATTATACAGAAAGTTAATTCAGGTGAGAAACTTACTTCTCAGGAGCTAAGTTACTTAAGGCAAAATAATCCGGAAATGTATCAGAAAGTCGTGAGACTTGAACTAAAGCGAAAGGCTGTGGAGCAACGGTTAAAGAACTGCAAGTCAAAAAAGGAAGCAGAAGAGGTTATATCTAATGAAATAAGTAATGTGAGTGACAAAGATCCAGATAGAGCATTAATTATTAAAGTAATTGAAAATACCGTAAAAGAATTTAAAAAATCTCCGGAGTACCAAAGTCTTCCAATTCGAGAGGAAGATGAAGAGAATAAAAGGAAAAGCAGAGGGACAGGATTATATAATCAAGCTAGCAAAAACTTTTTCTTGGATTCTGATACTGAGAACTTTGATTTTAAAATTTAATTCAATATTAAAATCAATAAAAAAGAGTTTCTGCAAGATAGATAAAAATCTATTTTGCGGAAACTCTTTCGTTTGTTATATGTACGTGAGGTTATAAACTGTAATAATTTCCGTATAATAAAACCTTCTTAGAACCGGAAACTGCAATACCCATTTTGCTATTCTCTATGAATCCGGCATTGGTAATGGTATTATAGTAAATCTTAGTTTCGTTGCTGCCACTATCTAAATATATGGCCTGCTTAACTGTATCTATAATAGTATTGCTGCCAATATAAGATTTTGGCGCGTTACTGACATATATGCCGTAACGGTTGGCAGTCTGAATCGTATTTTCTTTTAGTATGAAATTGTTTAAGTTACCGATTTCACCATTAATATGAATGGCATCTTCACTGTTAAGTTCTGATGTACCAGTAATTGTATTGTAGGTTAAAATCGCAGAACTGGTATTATTAATGAATATACCTCTTTTTCTGTAAGCCGTAATGGTATTGTTTGTAATCAGTGCCTCATCACTGTTATCATAAAGTGCAATCGCATTTACACCGGCTGATTGTATCGAATTATTGGATATGGTACCTGATTTACTGTCACTATATAGAAATATACCACTTTTACCAGGAGAAGTAATCATATTATCCTCTATAGTAACATCCTTAGAAGTTGATAAACCAATTCCGCCAGCTTCTGTTCCGTAGGCTCCAGTTCTTGTTAAGTTGTTATTTAGTACTTCAGAATAATCACTTCCGCCTATTATATAAATTCCACTATTTGTTGTCTGACGAATGGTATTCTCAGATATGGTGCAACCCGGGGAACCTTGGAGAAACATACCATATCGGTCAGCGTGGTTTATAGTATTATTGGTTATGGTGACACCAGTAAGCGGGCGGCTTTTAATACCTATGGTACGAATAGCATCCCCCCATAGAGGTGCTCCCTTCGAATCAATTTGCTTCATTTGGTAAAATTGGTTATTTTTTATAACAATATTGTAAGTCGCTGGCAAAGGTTCCTTTTTTGTTGTTTTTAAGGCGGGCAGATAATGCTGCGCTTGATTTGTAATAAAAGTATAAGCCAAAACACCGATTCCGACATTGGATATTTTGTTATTACTCACTTCTAAATTCACATAGTTATATGCCTTAATTGCTGCTTCATCAATATCATGCAGGTTATTGCCAGTAATTTTTATGTTTTTGTGAAAGACCCCTTTTATAGAGGTGTGAGAGCCAATCGCCCTTGGATAATTATAAATTTCACTGTTTTTTATAGTAATACCATCACATGCCAAGTCATCATATTTCAGCACATCAGACTGCATAGAAGGTACAACAACATTATTATGCACAATATCAATTTGAATCGCCTCTTTAAAATTACTCCCTTTATAGCCGAACAAAGTACAATTGTCAACGGTACCGTTACGTACACCTGCAAAGGTTACCAGATGACTGTTTTCCGGAACGTTGCAAATTACTGCGTTTTTGATTGTGACGTTGGTTGCGTGGATAAATCGAAGGCTCTCGGTACCTTTTCCTTTAGTTGCGATTCTGGAGGAATCCCATACACCACCATCGATGGTAATGTTTTTTGTTGTATTGTATCCACCTTTATCTTTAGACAGATCATTGGCTATCATAGCCCCTTTTTGATGATTTTTCATAAGCTTTGCATCTTTATCGGCTATAATAGTTGTGTTGCTGTAAATTCTTAATTCCTTATTGAGAGTATATTCACCGGCAGGTATGTATACAGTCAAATCATAGCCTCCGTATTTGTTATAGTCTAAAAGTTCCTGAAGCTGCGTTGAGGTAGTGTCGGGGACAGCATACACACTTTTATCATTTAAAGCTTCCGCATTAACCGGAAGTTGAAAATTTATCGCAATAAATACTAATAATATAAAAATTGTGAATTTAAAAATTTTATTCCTCATAAACACCTATTACCTAACACATCTGTTTCAACATGTTATTGCCGTACATAGATCTGTCAACTACGGCATTCCTTTCTATGTATAAATAGTTTTATTATCAATTGGGAAATGATAAGTCCAGAGGTTCGAAGCAGGCAATCTCACCAAATAAAGGTGACTTGTCAATAATCGCAACCTGTTTTGAATGGTTTCGGCACATAAAATAACAGTTTCACAATTGACTATACAAATAGCATATCCTAATGTTCTTGTATTTTATAATGAAATATGGCTAAATGCAACAGTTATCGAGTTTTTTCTTAAAACTTACTCTAGTTTACCTTAATTTTCATTGGTTGTAAACCGATGTATGTAAATTATAAATAGGTATATCCTACCATAACCATAAAATATACTTTTGAAAATGGAATACTATGTAATTATTTTGGAAAATCTGCAAACACTATAGTCAGGAGGTTTTCATATGGATAAAAATGTTGAATTTTTAGAGTATATTTATCAGAATACACAGATGGGTTTAGACACAATTAGTCAGCTTCTTGATATTGCGGAAGATGAGTCTTTTAAGCAATTATTAGAAGATCAGTACAAGGAATACAAAGTAATATTTGACGCAGCCGAAGAGAAATTAAAACAGCATAATACGGAAGGGAAAGATATTAGCCCATATAAAAAGGTGTCGGCATATATAATGATTAATGTTAAAACTTTAACAGATAAGACAGCCGCACACATTGCGGAGATGTTGATTCAGGGGAGTATAATGGGTGTTATTGATATTATCAAGAATCTTAAAAAATATACAGATGTAAAGGAAGATATAAGCCTTTTAGGCAGACAGCTGCTTAAAACAGAAGAGAGCAATGTTGAGCAGTGTAAAAGATTCCTATAATTTTTGTTACAAGTGGTGCTACACCAGACTATAAGATAGGGTAGTGCAAAAGATGCCGGCTTAAATCGCTTCATTAGTATTCAGAAGATTATTTAAGCTGGCATAGTTTTATTTATCATAAAGAAGTCTTTTTGAAAAGGCATTGCGATACTCAGTAGGAGTCAGACCCACTATTTTTTTGAAGGCTTTCATAAAGTTATGACTGTCAGAAAAGCAAAGCAGGGAAGATATTTGGTTGATGGTATCGTTAGTATCAGTGAGCATATACTTTGCTAATCCCATTTTTTCTTGTAAAATATATTGTTTTAGAGGTAATCCTTCAATATTGCAAAAGAGATGGGAGAGATATTTTTCGTTATAACCAAAATAAATAGCTATTTCAGATACTTTTATACTTTTATATAAGGTTGCTTTTACATAATCTTTAATGTCATTGTAGATTTGGCGTTTTGTATCGGTAAGTATGGCACCGGCTTGCGGAGTACATTGATTGTGAGCCTCTGATAAAATAGTAGTGGTTGTATAATTGCAAAAAGTAATATCATAGCCTGAGCGTATGGAGTCCTGTAGTTGCTTCATCAGAATAACTACTTTTTCAGGTGCAGTTAATGTGCTTTGAGCAGGAATATATAATGTGTCAAATCTAGGCTCAGTTCTACTGATATACGGAATCTGTTTGATTTCATGGTTGCAGGAAAAGTGCAGCCAATAGAAACTACAATCAGAGGTATGGTAACCGTACCGGATATTCCCTGGGGTAGGTACTAAGAGTAAGTGCTCACCCTTAGTTACTTTATATTGGCCATTGTCATCTGCTATATATAAGCAGCCTTCCGTCATAACTATCAGCTCATAATCCTTTAATGGGAAGATTTCATGTTTCCACGCAGGGGATGGAGCTTTAAATTTGCCGGTACGTTCATATTGTAAGGGTGTATGGACAGAAAATTCATATACAGGCATGAAACTTATATCCTTTCCGTTGTTATTTTAATCCCATCTGTGTGCTTCTAGGCTACCTGCACTTGCACGCTTACATAGCAGGAGGTAGAAAAAACGCTTTTTGCTTTTTCAACCGATACGCCAATGCATTAAATATTATGAATATAACTAAATGACACCTTATCTATCTTTTTAACAGTTGTTATGTAAGTAGACAAAACTGGTTCTCGATACTATTTTACCTATATTATATAGTATTATTACCTGTTAGTAAATATAAACAGATAAGGAGATAACAAAATATTGGCTTATTAAGGTGTAAAAATGTAATATGGAATGAACTATAGTCAAGTAAGTAGACACGATTATTAGAAAAAACTTTCTGGAAACAGTTACTAAGCTTGATTCCAGAAGAGTTCCTCCTTTTCATTGGGTGTTAGCATTCCAAGAGAACTGTGTGGTCTTCTGGAGTTATAGAAACCTTCAATATACTCAAATACAGATAGCTGCAGCTCCTGTAAAGAGTAATAGGTTTTTCGGTTGGTTTCTTCTTTTTTCAAATATTTGAAGAAACATTCACAGCAGGCATTGTCGAAGGGATAACCTTTCTTAGAAAATGACTGCACTACATTAAGAGAATCCAATAACTGTCTGAATGAAAATGCAGTATATTGAGATCCCCGATCAGAGTGGAACATGAGGCCTGTAGGGTATTTCCTTTTATCATAAGCTTTTTTGAATGCAGTCATTACCAAAGTGACATCAGGTCTTGCTGAAATGTTCCAGGAAATGATTTTGCGAGAAAATAGATCCATTACAATACAGAGATAATACCATTTCCCAGAAACTTTGATATAAGTGAAATCACTTGCCCAGACAATGTCAGGGGATTTCTGGTTGAACTCCTGATGGAGATGATTGGTGCAATTGCCAGTATCTTTATGCCGATAGTTACGATATGGCTTCACCGTTGACATTCGTGGTAATTGAAGTGTTTTCATCAGGCGGTACACTCGTCCAACACTGATGTGAATGCCATGATCACGCTGGAGGACATAAGTAATCTTATATGCACCAAGACGCTTGTTATAATCGGCGTAGATATGGAGAATCCGTTTGGCTATCTCCTGATTTTCCTTGGTGCGTTCAGCAGGTACTGAGTGAAAATGCTTATAATAGGTACTTCTGTTTACACCTAATACATTGCAAAGAATCTTTATGTCATGCTGAAAACGAAGCTTATGAACAGCATCTAATCGTTGCTGGAGTGTGGCGTGAAGATGGCAATCGCTTTTTTTAGTATGAGGAGTTCCTCCTCAAGCTGAGCATTGCGTTTTTGAAGATCCTTCACTTGTTTGGCGGTCAAGACCTCGCCATCATCCGTTTTGACGGTTGAGTATTGCTTGATCCAACGGGTAAGAGCGGTTAGGGAAACACCGTATTCTTTACAGAGAGCAGCCTGTGTTTTACCGCCAGATTGATAAAGGTTAACGAGAGTACGTTTGAAGTCCTCGTCATACCGTGTTCCAGTTTTACTTGTGGACATGAGTAGATACCTCCTTTTTTTGTCTACTTAATTGTAATATATGGTTACTTATCGTGTCCACTTTTATAATATAGATCCAGAAGGATTATAAGAAGGTGATGAAATTGATGAGACAAATAGACTTATATAAATAGGATTTATATAAATATAAAATAAGTAATTATTAATAGTTGTGATGATTATATAAAATGCATATAACGGAAAGAAAAGCTCGGGAGCATTTCTTTAAAATACTGTTATAAAAAAGTACACAGCTTTTATTAGAAAAGTTCTGAGCTTTTCT
The nucleotide sequence above comes from Anaerocolumna cellulosilytica. Encoded proteins:
- a CDS encoding methyl-accepting chemotaxis protein; amino-acid sequence: MKSIKTKLLVLVLSLVACVILGISAIAVITASNSLLDTAEVTMESMVTQGVHVVSSRLEWQKSVLETIATNDYWLDDTLSLEQKFIKSQKYISNNKYIKLGYSDLRGNIQFSNGTSGEISDRDYFIKAAEGETYGSTPFMSRTEGIMVVVYSTPVKRNGTIVGVLTATKDSAEISNIVNDITFGETGKAFMLEGTGIKIAHYDNELIQNQDNDLVNVEEDPSLKELVKLEERMISGEVGSGSYTYKGQEKFLVFSPVDGTNWSLAVAVEKSELLSELNELILRIVVTSSIFLIIAFVLVVFITNSIIRRIKLAIRYIEPVASGDFSVPISEKHLMIKDEIGQMIKAIHTMQQSVKSMLKLVTSNSAEIDADAQSLSAVSEELSAASNVMSNSIQEVARGTVSQSESLATVTESLSVFAGNINQIAKDVESIDTNAKEIRQLSNNSNEKIHSLADSVVATNSSFQRFEKGMESLGANLDKINEITNLINSISEQTNLLSLNAAIEAARAGESGKGFAVVADEIRKLAEQSRESSVNISALIADIQGENTTMITATDMISKEITQQTDIIHETLDSFQIIVKAVEEVLPKIDTVNNATYKINQEKDEILSRVEDLSAISQETSAASEEITASTEEIASSSEDVANSAANLGLRTKEMLMEVEKFKL
- a CDS encoding right-handed parallel beta-helix repeat-containing protein translates to MRNKIFKFTIFILLVFIAINFQLPVNAEALNDKSVYAVPDTTSTQLQELLDYNKYGGYDLTVYIPAGEYTLNKELRIYSNTTIIADKDAKLMKNHQKGAMIANDLSKDKGGYNTTKNITIDGGVWDSSRIATKGKGTESLRFIHATNVTIKNAVICNVPENSHLVTFAGVRNGTVDNCTLFGYKGSNFKEAIQIDIVHNNVVVPSMQSDVLKYDDLACDGITIKNSEIYNYPRAIGSHTSIKGVFHKNIKITGNNLHDIDEAAIKAYNYVNLEVSNNKISNVGIGVLAYTFITNQAQHYLPALKTTKKEPLPATYNIVIKNNQFYQMKQIDSKGAPLWGDAIRTIGIKSRPLTGVTITNNTINHADRYGMFLQGSPGCTISENTIRQTTNSGIYIIGGSDYSEVLNNNLTRTGAYGTEAGGIGLSTSKDVTIEDNMITSPGKSGIFLYSDSKSGTISNNSIQSAGVNAIALYDNSDEALITNNTITAYRKRGIFINNTSSAILTYNTITGTSELNSEDAIHINGEIGNLNNFILKENTIQTANRYGIYVSNAPKSYIGSNTIIDTVKQAIYLDSGSNETKIYYNTITNAGFIENSKMGIAVSGSKKVLLYGNYYSL
- a CDS encoding helix-turn-helix domain-containing protein codes for the protein MPVYEFSVHTPLQYERTGKFKAPSPAWKHEIFPLKDYELIVMTEGCLYIADDNGQYKVTKGEHLLLVPTPGNIRYGYHTSDCSFYWLHFSCNHEIKQIPYISRTEPRFDTLYIPAQSTLTAPEKVVILMKQLQDSIRSGYDITFCNYTTTTILSEAHNQCTPQAGAILTDTKRQIYNDIKDYVKATLYKSIKVSEIAIYFGYNEKYLSHLFCNIEGLPLKQYILQEKMGLAKYMLTDTNDTINQISSLLCFSDSHNFMKAFKKIVGLTPTEYRNAFSKRLLYDK
- a CDS encoding IS3 family transposase (programmed frameshift) encodes the protein MSTSKTGTRYDEDFKRTLVNLYQSGGKTQAALCKEYGVSLTALTRWIKQYSTVKTDDGEVLTAKQVKDLQKRNAQLEEELLILKKANCHLHATLQQRLDAVHKLRFQHDIKILCNVLGVNRSTYYKHFHSVPAERTKENQEIAKRILHIYADYNKRLGAYKITYVLQRDHGIHISVGRVYRLMKTLQLPRMSTVKPYRNYRHKDTGNCTNHLHQEFNQKSPDIVWASDFTYIKVSGKWYYLCIVMDLFSRKIISWNISARPDVTLVMTAFKKAYDKRKYPTGLMFHSDRGSQYTAFSFRQLLDSLNVVQSFSKKGYPFDNACCECFFKYLKKEETNRKTYYSLQELQLSVFEYIEGFYNSRRPHSSLGMLTPNEKEELFWNQA